The following are encoded in a window of Persicobacter psychrovividus genomic DNA:
- a CDS encoding TonB-dependent receptor — protein sequence MEMITIKAPNFLRCIAAYLFLTLLFAPSLLRAQSKLNGEVTDNNGEALPGVTIQKIGDTEGTITDMNGKFTFPVVLEVGDSLRFSSIGMKTKTAAYTGQLSLKVKMETSVIGLNEVVVIGYGTQAKKDVTGAVAMVGAEDMKARANTQIGALIQGKAPGVQVLSSSGKPSEGFRIRIRGTNSINAGSEPLYVVDGVPTQDTRALNPADIENVTVLKDASSAAIYGSQGSNGVVLITTKRGNTDRPQVTFDTYAGVAEVWKMQKVLNGEQYRDLMTEMGQNTEWDKYQENTDWQNKVFQKGYSQNYQVSVSGKSNKTNYYFSGGYLDQTGVVRTSEMQRANFKINLDQEVTSWLKVGTRMAYTSYSDVDVKDNLDVNQGGVILGSLSTPPIIGVKNPDGTYTSNPLQNWENPLAHTDAPVRGYSNQRMLANVYAELQLVKGLSFRTNFGIDNNNDVYDYFLDPFSTSYGRALEGQGINSTNNNGYFTFENILKYNTSIKKHQLDFLAGSVIQKWNWESTHIERRKFSGGNIQTPNAGAVITAADARKSEKSNVSLMSRVNYSFADRYLLTVNFRADASSIFGQDQRWGYFPSASAGWRISEEAFLKDVQVISDLKLRAGWGIVGNDQIGSPYASRGLIGSSNNGYPIGGSSQPGTYPSSLENRSLKWEESEQINVGLDLALYNGRLRVTADAYQKDTRDLLLQSPLPTSTGFNSAWRNVGQLQNRGIEFNIGTLNIDKAVSWNTDFNISFNRNEVISLVDDMYEGQIAGRGAAILVQEGLPLGSIYGYRYAGVDPKTGNAYYLTKEGETTFTPTPEDREIIGDANPNFIYGMTNTVSYKGWSLMMFIEGAQGRDMLNATRFDTEGMTDPKNQTSAVLRRWRKEGDITDIPKASWGNRDNSRISDRFVEDASYLRIKALTLGYNFPASWLDPASISGLRVYVTGENLFTWTNYSGFDPEVNAFGGSNTVQGIDYGTFPQSRSLIIGLNVTF from the coding sequence ATGGAGATGATTACCATAAAAGCACCAAATTTTTTGCGGTGCATAGCGGCGTATTTATTTCTTACGCTTTTATTTGCGCCTTCTTTACTTAGGGCTCAATCGAAATTAAACGGAGAAGTTACCGACAATAATGGGGAAGCATTACCCGGCGTTACAATCCAGAAAATTGGCGATACGGAAGGGACCATCACTGACATGAACGGGAAGTTCACCTTCCCTGTAGTGCTTGAAGTGGGGGACAGTCTTCGTTTTTCATCCATCGGGATGAAGACAAAAACAGCAGCTTACACGGGTCAGCTTTCATTAAAAGTGAAAATGGAAACCAGCGTCATCGGACTCAACGAGGTGGTGGTTATAGGTTATGGCACACAGGCGAAAAAAGATGTGACGGGCGCGGTTGCCATGGTTGGCGCCGAGGATATGAAGGCCCGTGCCAATACCCAAATTGGTGCCCTTATTCAGGGAAAAGCACCCGGTGTTCAGGTGTTGTCCAGCTCGGGAAAGCCTTCTGAAGGTTTCCGTATTCGTATTCGTGGGACGAACTCGATTAACGCTGGCAGTGAGCCATTGTATGTAGTAGATGGTGTACCCACACAGGACACCCGCGCGCTGAATCCGGCAGATATCGAAAATGTTACGGTACTGAAAGATGCTTCTTCAGCAGCAATTTATGGCTCGCAAGGCTCCAACGGGGTGGTTTTAATCACTACAAAAAGAGGAAATACCGACCGTCCGCAAGTTACATTTGACACCTACGCCGGTGTGGCGGAAGTGTGGAAAATGCAGAAAGTGCTTAACGGTGAGCAATACCGCGACCTGATGACGGAGATGGGGCAGAATACCGAATGGGATAAATATCAGGAAAATACCGACTGGCAAAACAAAGTTTTTCAAAAGGGTTACAGCCAAAACTATCAGGTATCGGTTTCAGGAAAAAGCAATAAAACCAACTATTACTTTTCTGGCGGTTACCTCGATCAGACCGGTGTGGTACGCACCTCGGAAATGCAACGGGCCAACTTCAAGATCAACCTCGATCAGGAAGTTACCTCATGGCTGAAGGTCGGTACAAGAATGGCCTATACGAGCTATTCAGATGTGGATGTCAAGGACAACCTCGATGTTAATCAGGGAGGGGTCATTCTGGGGAGCCTTTCTACGCCGCCCATCATCGGTGTGAAAAATCCCGATGGCACTTATACCAGTAACCCCCTTCAGAACTGGGAAAACCCTTTGGCACATACCGACGCCCCAGTTCGTGGTTACAGTAATCAGCGCATGCTGGCCAATGTGTATGCCGAATTGCAGTTGGTAAAAGGGCTGAGCTTCCGTACGAATTTTGGTATCGACAATAATAATGATGTTTACGATTACTTCCTGGATCCTTTCAGCACCAGCTATGGCCGTGCACTCGAAGGTCAGGGGATTAACTCAACAAACAATAATGGTTACTTCACTTTTGAAAATATCCTGAAGTACAACACTTCCATCAAGAAACATCAGCTCGACTTCCTTGCCGGTTCAGTCATTCAGAAATGGAACTGGGAAAGCACCCATATCGAACGACGTAAATTCTCGGGAGGAAACATCCAGACGCCAAACGCAGGTGCTGTCATTACTGCTGCCGATGCCCGCAAATCTGAAAAATCCAATGTCTCTTTGATGAGCCGGGTAAACTACAGCTTTGCCGACCGCTACCTGCTAACGGTCAACTTTAGAGCTGATGCATCAAGCATTTTCGGTCAAGACCAGCGTTGGGGGTATTTCCCTTCTGCCTCGGCAGGCTGGCGAATTTCCGAAGAGGCCTTCCTTAAAGATGTACAGGTGATCTCTGACCTAAAACTTCGTGCAGGTTGGGGTATTGTAGGAAATGACCAAATTGGTAGCCCTTATGCATCTCGCGGACTGATCGGTTCTTCCAACAATGGCTATCCTATTGGCGGAAGCTCACAGCCGGGCACCTACCCTTCATCGCTGGAAAATCGATCCCTGAAATGGGAAGAATCTGAGCAGATAAATGTTGGACTTGACCTGGCCCTTTACAATGGTCGCCTGAGAGTTACAGCAGATGCTTACCAAAAAGATACCCGCGACCTGTTGCTACAAAGTCCTCTGCCTACCAGTACCGGTTTCAACAGCGCATGGCGCAATGTTGGGCAACTGCAAAACAGGGGTATTGAGTTTAACATCGGTACACTGAACATCGACAAAGCTGTAAGCTGGAATACTGATTTCAATATCTCTTTCAACAGAAATGAAGTCATCTCCCTGGTCGATGACATGTACGAAGGACAAATTGCCGGTCGTGGTGCCGCAATTCTTGTACAGGAAGGTTTGCCGCTTGGTAGCATTTATGGCTATCGCTATGCGGGCGTAGATCCAAAAACAGGAAACGCCTATTACCTCACCAAAGAAGGTGAAACGACCTTCACCCCTACCCCCGAAGACCGGGAGATTATTGGTGATGCCAACCCTAATTTCATCTACGGGATGACCAACACGGTTAGCTACAAGGGCTGGAGTTTGATGATGTTCATTGAAGGGGCGCAGGGACGCGATATGCTCAACGCTACCCGATTTGATACGGAAGGCATGACGGACCCTAAAAACCAGACCTCAGCGGTATTAAGACGATGGAGAAAAGAAGGCGACATTACAGACATCCCGAAAGCATCATGGGGAAATCGTGACAATTCAAGAATTTCCGACCGCTTTGTGGAGGACGCCTCTTACCTGAGAATTAAAGCCCTGACTTTAGGCTACAACTTCCCAGCATCATGGCTCGACCCTGCAAGTATCTCAGGACTGAGAGTCTATGTTACCGGAGAGAACTTGTTCACCTGGACAAACTACTCAGGCTTTGACCCTGAGGTGAACGCCTTTGGCGGAAGCAATACCGTTCAGGGCATCGATTACGGAACTTTCCCACAATCGCGAAGCCTGATCATTGGTCTTAATGTAACTTTTTAA
- a CDS encoding RagB/SusD family nutrient uptake outer membrane protein, whose translation MMNLKPIKSYLLGLLIAFSASSCNDFLELTPISEDTVENGYNSAPQIEAALNGAYESFQTTDYYVWDNILLGDVRSDNFYAGGDNPEVFEYDLLTTSPTNGRVNKAWSEIYNAILKANVVLEYAPKVEDPKLSEERKNQILGEAYFLRAYHYFNLVRLYGGVPLVLEMTKSADPEKTNLPRAAAEDVYAQIATDLQMAIDMLPERYESAMIDKARATKGAAAALAAKAEAQSPNRDYNKVLKYIETVENSAAAYKLIDFNHLFDGGHFNNEESIMEVQFIEGTDGNWEPQMNLPKSISGDDWRKFVTPSHDLINAYDAQGDDIRKNNTVLFEEVSWSDEYWFNTPNSSIPFAYRRKNASGWASADRQYILRYADVILLKAEAFNALGNISAAAAEVNQVRARVNLPELTADDMSSKENMNAAILLERRLEFAHEGQRWYDLQRFGKLVSTMNNLVEIDLRTGKPTAYNMTEAKVLLPIPQNELDRNAALEQNPL comes from the coding sequence ATGATGAACTTAAAACCTATTAAATCATATCTTTTAGGATTGTTGATCGCTTTTTCAGCATCCTCTTGTAACGATTTCCTGGAGCTCACTCCAATCTCCGAAGATACCGTAGAGAACGGGTACAATTCCGCTCCGCAAATTGAGGCGGCACTCAACGGTGCTTACGAGTCGTTTCAGACCACCGATTACTACGTATGGGACAACATCCTTTTGGGTGATGTTCGGTCGGATAATTTCTATGCCGGAGGCGATAACCCTGAAGTATTCGAATACGACCTGCTCACGACCTCCCCAACCAACGGGCGGGTAAACAAAGCCTGGAGTGAAATCTACAATGCCATTCTGAAAGCCAATGTGGTTTTGGAATATGCCCCAAAGGTGGAGGATCCAAAATTATCCGAGGAGCGTAAAAATCAGATTTTGGGCGAAGCCTACTTTCTCCGTGCTTATCACTACTTTAATTTGGTGAGGTTATACGGTGGCGTACCTTTGGTTTTGGAGATGACGAAATCCGCTGATCCGGAAAAGACCAACCTGCCACGTGCCGCTGCCGAAGACGTTTATGCTCAGATTGCGACAGATTTACAAATGGCCATTGACATGCTCCCTGAGCGTTATGAAAGTGCCATGATTGATAAAGCACGTGCGACAAAAGGGGCGGCGGCAGCTCTTGCGGCAAAGGCCGAAGCACAAAGCCCTAACCGCGATTACAACAAGGTGCTGAAGTACATCGAAACGGTAGAAAACAGCGCAGCAGCCTATAAGCTCATCGACTTTAACCACCTGTTTGATGGTGGGCATTTCAACAATGAGGAGTCCATTATGGAGGTGCAGTTTATTGAAGGAACCGACGGAAACTGGGAGCCACAAATGAACCTGCCGAAATCAATCTCTGGCGACGACTGGCGTAAGTTTGTAACCCCATCCCATGATTTGATCAATGCCTATGATGCCCAGGGAGATGATATCCGCAAGAACAACACGGTACTTTTCGAGGAAGTCAGCTGGTCGGATGAATACTGGTTCAACACCCCAAACAGCAGCATTCCCTTTGCTTACCGCAGAAAAAATGCCAGTGGCTGGGCAAGTGCTGACCGTCAGTATATTTTACGCTACGCGGACGTGATCCTGCTGAAAGCCGAAGCCTTCAATGCGCTGGGCAACATCAGTGCTGCCGCTGCGGAGGTCAACCAAGTCCGTGCGAGGGTAAACCTGCCCGAACTTACCGCTGATGATATGTCAAGCAAGGAAAATATGAATGCGGCAATCTTGCTGGAAAGAAGACTGGAATTTGCGCATGAAGGTCAGCGTTGGTACGATTTGCAGAGATTCGGGAAATTGGTTTCTACCATGAATAATTTGGTGGAGATTGATCTTCGCACAGGAAAGCCTACTGCTTACAACATGACCGAAGCCAAAGTATTACTGCCAATTCCGCAAAATGAATTGGACAGAAATGCCGCTTTGGAGCAAAATCCGCTTTAA
- a CDS encoding SIMPL domain-containing protein (The SIMPL domain is named for its presence in mouse protein SIMPL (signalling molecule that associates with mouse pelle-like kinase). Bacterial member BP26, from Brucella, was shown to assemble into a channel-like structure, while YggE from E. coli has been associated with resistance to oxidative stress.), whose amino-acid sequence MNRIFLTLAVIFTCQLANGQSKNFIDQPYLETTAKVDSLVKPDIIYLDILLDEKDSKNRTSVEVLENSMAAKLSDLGIDLETQLTLSDLASNFKKHFLKQKDVLKSKAYKLKVFDAQTAGKVIVELENIGISNVSLDKTEFSKIEALKLALKSKAVRKAKLQAEYLVAPLNQKIGGALFITDKYDLDYQRTLNEVVVGGIVQRVDPKKHRNP is encoded by the coding sequence ATGAACAGAATATTCTTGACTTTGGCGGTAATTTTCACCTGTCAGTTAGCGAATGGGCAATCAAAAAATTTTATTGATCAGCCTTATTTAGAAACAACAGCAAAGGTGGATTCACTGGTTAAGCCTGACATCATATATTTAGATATATTATTAGATGAAAAGGATAGTAAAAACAGAACTTCTGTAGAGGTACTTGAAAATTCAATGGCGGCAAAGTTATCGGATTTAGGCATTGACTTAGAGACGCAATTAACGCTATCTGATTTGGCAAGTAATTTCAAAAAGCATTTTTTAAAGCAAAAGGATGTTTTAAAAAGTAAAGCCTATAAGCTTAAAGTTTTTGATGCTCAAACGGCTGGGAAAGTCATCGTCGAACTTGAAAATATTGGCATCTCAAATGTATCACTCGACAAAACAGAATTTTCTAAAATTGAAGCCTTAAAACTGGCCTTAAAATCAAAGGCAGTGCGTAAGGCTAAGCTTCAAGCAGAATACCTGGTAGCACCATTAAATCAAAAAATTGGTGGGGCTTTATTCATCACTGATAAATACGACTTAGATTATCAACGCACTTTGAACGAGGTTGTAGTAGGGGGTATAGTTCAAAGGGTAGACCCCAAAAAGCACCGAAACCCGTAG
- a CDS encoding RICIN domain-containing protein, protein MKHFLTNLYLYLLCTLSFLGCLTHRSFAQNVQGILTTGNRSHELADFSLAFQDGQGSGNALITVNDQQQEQVIDGFGFALTQGSAEAIMSLPENKQLTLLEEFFGPEQGNNTVVRISIGASDLSNSTYSYNEVDGDVNMEHFSFQGPDAQYLLPVLKKIKQIQPSVKLLATPWTAPTWMKTNRAWIGGSLASNYYAAYANYFVKYLQLMKQEGLEVWAITPQNEPENPWNEPSMLMNAQQQLDFIDHHLGPKLAAHQLDTKIIAFDHNCDNTSYPISVLNGSSYVDGAAFHLYGGDISAMSTVHNATNKNVYFTEQYTDVAGDFSADLKWHTQNIVVGSLRNYAKTVIEWNLASFADHGPRTPGGCTECLGAVTVQDGQYQRNVSYYIIHQISTMVNAGARIIHSSSQDSQLSNVGAINPDGTKALLVHNGHSQAKTIRVVWGNKHFSYILEGNSVATFKWDGDTDQEEIIRDAFVQNEAEQYDHQQGTQLEACSDVGGGQNVGYLDEGDFLYYKKMDFANGAASVALRYANNSEDGKWVDFRTGSDHGPVVGSVELKPTGGWQSWQTVEASVVVEGVQDLYLTFRGGSSIGNLNWFQFHTSEVTIPAPISPSNFQVVSQTSSSLSLVWDHTPADAFLLQYRELGGSWQSVDLGGSLSTHKINGLPHSTTYELRIRTERNGLNSAWAPQIQASTLQAPVAGTIPDGLYAFISKQSGKAIDVSDRSLHDGAGIQQWEYSQNSNQQWEVSKQADGHYKIIAHHSGKALDVRDGGIGYGNQLQQWADSYNENQQWDIQTEGDFVTLLAVKSGRFIGPQANENGANIILGPATISDQVLFTLVPVEENLRTGLAESKPVVISPNPIRGQKITLTNLSHGLNQYILFDQHGREVTQGCLLTGEREIFLRSPLAAGMYYLQIHHKGGVITLKLIAI, encoded by the coding sequence ATGAAACACTTTTTAACAAATCTCTACTTATACCTGCTTTGCACGCTGTCATTCCTTGGCTGTCTCACTCATCGCAGTTTCGCTCAAAATGTTCAGGGTATCCTTACCACGGGTAACCGAAGTCATGAACTTGCTGATTTCAGTCTTGCTTTTCAAGATGGACAAGGAAGTGGAAATGCGCTCATTACTGTTAATGATCAGCAGCAGGAGCAGGTGATTGATGGTTTTGGCTTTGCGCTTACCCAGGGAAGTGCAGAGGCGATCATGAGCCTTCCTGAGAATAAACAATTGACTTTACTTGAGGAATTTTTCGGCCCTGAGCAGGGCAACAACACGGTGGTCAGAATCAGTATTGGCGCCTCTGATTTAAGCAACTCTACCTATTCTTACAATGAAGTGGATGGTGATGTCAATATGGAGCACTTCAGTTTTCAAGGTCCTGATGCTCAGTATCTGCTTCCTGTTCTTAAAAAAATAAAGCAGATTCAGCCCTCTGTAAAGCTGTTAGCAACCCCATGGACCGCACCCACCTGGATGAAAACCAATCGCGCCTGGATTGGTGGTTCACTGGCATCAAATTACTATGCCGCCTATGCAAATTATTTCGTCAAGTACCTTCAGTTGATGAAGCAGGAAGGTTTAGAAGTTTGGGCTATTACGCCACAAAATGAGCCTGAAAACCCGTGGAACGAGCCCAGCATGCTGATGAATGCACAGCAACAGCTTGATTTTATTGATCACCACTTGGGACCAAAACTGGCAGCTCATCAACTCGATACCAAGATTATTGCTTTTGATCATAATTGCGATAACACCAGTTACCCTATATCAGTGCTTAATGGCAGCAGCTATGTCGATGGTGCGGCTTTTCACCTTTATGGCGGGGATATCTCGGCCATGTCGACGGTGCACAATGCCACCAATAAGAATGTGTATTTTACCGAGCAATATACGGATGTTGCAGGGGATTTTTCCGCAGATTTAAAATGGCATACCCAGAATATTGTCGTTGGTTCGCTGCGAAATTATGCCAAAACGGTTATCGAATGGAATTTGGCATCTTTTGCTGATCACGGTCCCCGGACCCCTGGAGGTTGCACAGAATGCCTCGGTGCAGTTACGGTCCAGGATGGTCAATACCAACGAAATGTTTCTTATTATATCATCCACCAAATATCCACGATGGTGAATGCTGGAGCAAGAATCATTCACTCGTCATCACAAGACAGCCAACTGAGTAACGTTGGGGCGATAAACCCTGATGGCACCAAGGCACTGCTGGTGCATAATGGGCATAGTCAGGCAAAAACAATTCGGGTCGTTTGGGGCAACAAACACTTCAGTTACATTCTCGAAGGCAATTCTGTGGCCACCTTCAAATGGGACGGCGATACGGATCAGGAGGAAATCATCAGGGATGCTTTTGTGCAAAATGAGGCTGAACAGTATGACCACCAGCAAGGGACCCAACTGGAAGCCTGCTCCGATGTCGGCGGCGGCCAAAATGTTGGATACCTTGATGAGGGAGATTTTCTGTATTATAAAAAAATGGATTTTGCCAATGGGGCTGCCTCAGTTGCTTTAAGGTATGCCAATAATAGTGAGGATGGAAAATGGGTGGATTTTAGAACAGGCAGCGACCATGGGCCAGTAGTTGGCAGTGTGGAGCTCAAGCCTACGGGCGGTTGGCAAAGCTGGCAAACCGTAGAAGCTTCCGTGGTGGTTGAAGGAGTGCAGGACCTCTACCTTACTTTCCGAGGTGGCAGCAGTATAGGAAATCTCAATTGGTTTCAGTTCCACACCTCTGAGGTTACAATTCCTGCCCCCATTAGCCCTTCAAATTTTCAGGTAGTGAGCCAAACCTCTTCTTCCCTTTCCCTTGTATGGGATCATACCCCTGCAGATGCTTTCCTGCTTCAGTATCGGGAATTGGGCGGCAGTTGGCAAAGTGTTGACCTTGGCGGGAGTTTGAGCACGCACAAAATTAACGGCCTCCCCCACTCCACCACCTATGAACTCAGAATAAGGACTGAACGCAATGGCCTGAACTCCGCTTGGGCTCCCCAAATTCAGGCAAGCACCCTGCAGGCACCCGTTGCGGGCACTATTCCAGATGGTTTGTATGCCTTTATCAGCAAACAAAGTGGCAAGGCAATTGATGTTAGCGATAGGTCTCTTCATGATGGTGCTGGTATTCAGCAATGGGAATATAGCCAAAATTCTAACCAGCAGTGGGAAGTCAGTAAACAGGCAGACGGCCATTACAAAATCATTGCCCACCACAGCGGAAAGGCTTTGGATGTACGAGACGGGGGCATTGGATATGGGAATCAACTTCAGCAATGGGCAGATTCCTATAATGAAAATCAGCAGTGGGATATTCAGACCGAAGGTGATTTCGTAACTTTGTTGGCCGTCAAGAGTGGCCGATTTATCGGTCCGCAAGCCAATGAGAATGGCGCGAACATCATTCTTGGCCCAGCAACCATTTCAGATCAGGTATTATTTACTCTCGTGCCTGTTGAGGAGAACCTAAGAACAGGCCTCGCTGAAAGTAAGCCTGTGGTGATTAGCCCAAACCCTATACGTGGTCAAAAAATTACACTGACCAATTTATCGCATGGGCTTAACCAATATATTTTGTTTGACCAGCACGGCCGGGAGGTTACCCAGGGATGCTTACTTACTGGAGAACGGGAAATCTTCTTGCGCTCGCCTTTGGCAGCAGGAATGTACTACCTTCAAATTCACCACAAAGGAGGCGTGATCACCTTAAAACTAATTGCAATATAA
- a CDS encoding DUF6377 domain-containing protein, giving the protein MNKQLQLFFLLLCPVLMFSPVQAQSSEELLPKLLEVMDQQPKYELQKLSEIGLLKQRLERTNHPMKQYWLYREIGLAYEAFVFDSAMVYVQQANRMARQIKDPNSILEAQLDLAMLLAVSGRPQEALNVVKRTHSQTDNPEIRLQYLKVCHKIYGDLWFYGYLPEEKKRYEALHLQYGDSVKQLASLSSYDYLVVQEGQYLDARQLMDCRRINTQILKMFDSGSRAYSKAAFTRSQSYELEQNTEKQKCFLIASAISDLKGAVKDNAAMATLAGLYFNEGRVELAYQLIKCSLKDAEYFNSKLRQVEVSNIEPLISAAYQLETERQKQHLRQMLYLTIFLIALICAALMLLYYQVRKVRLTKKKLERSNARLQQLNHDLAASNEHLNQLFEALSESDHIKEQYIGNFFKICSDYIDKLDEQRKYAKKLVSNKKGAQLVRELSDPDFLEEEIKAFYENFDRTFLKIYPNFVTEFNALMLPENQFEPKQGEQLNSELRIFALIRLGIQDSGKIAKLLRYSVHTIYNYRAKVKKKTMVPKENFEDEIMKIGTKKSSNTLEKEKEVAVF; this is encoded by the coding sequence ATGAATAAGCAACTACAATTATTTTTTTTACTCCTGTGTCCTGTATTGATGTTTTCTCCCGTTCAGGCACAATCCTCTGAAGAGCTGCTCCCCAAGCTTTTGGAAGTCATGGATCAGCAGCCCAAATATGAGCTGCAGAAGCTCAGTGAAATCGGCCTGCTCAAGCAGCGTCTTGAGCGGACCAACCATCCCATGAAGCAATATTGGCTGTACCGAGAAATCGGTTTGGCCTATGAAGCGTTTGTTTTTGATTCGGCCATGGTTTATGTTCAGCAAGCCAACCGCATGGCCAGACAGATCAAAGATCCTAACAGCATTTTAGAAGCACAGCTCGATTTGGCCATGCTTTTGGCCGTTTCTGGCCGTCCGCAGGAGGCCCTTAATGTGGTAAAAAGAACCCATAGCCAAACCGACAATCCCGAGATCAGGCTTCAATATCTGAAAGTTTGCCATAAAATTTATGGTGACCTGTGGTTCTATGGCTACCTGCCCGAAGAGAAAAAGCGTTATGAAGCCCTGCATTTGCAGTATGGCGACAGTGTGAAACAACTTGCGAGCCTTTCCTCCTACGATTACCTTGTGGTGCAGGAAGGACAATACCTCGATGCGCGCCAACTCATGGACTGCCGCAGGATCAATACACAGATTTTAAAAATGTTTGATTCTGGCAGTCGGGCCTATTCCAAGGCGGCTTTTACGCGATCGCAGAGTTATGAACTGGAACAGAATACTGAAAAGCAAAAGTGTTTCCTGATAGCGTCGGCAATTTCAGACCTTAAAGGAGCAGTAAAGGACAATGCCGCCATGGCTACACTGGCGGGCCTGTATTTCAATGAAGGCCGCGTGGAACTCGCCTATCAGCTGATTAAATGCTCCCTGAAAGATGCCGAATATTTTAATTCCAAGCTTCGTCAGGTGGAGGTCTCCAATATTGAGCCTTTGATTTCTGCCGCCTATCAGCTCGAAACTGAACGGCAAAAGCAGCACTTGCGCCAGATGTTATACCTCACCATATTTTTGATCGCCCTCATCTGTGCGGCTTTGATGTTGCTCTATTATCAGGTTCGGAAAGTTCGGCTGACAAAGAAAAAACTGGAGCGGTCCAATGCTCGACTGCAACAGCTTAACCACGATTTGGCGGCAAGTAACGAACACCTGAACCAACTTTTTGAAGCGCTTTCAGAGTCTGATCATATCAAAGAGCAGTATATTGGCAACTTTTTCAAAATTTGCTCCGACTACATTGATAAGCTCGATGAACAGCGCAAGTACGCCAAAAAACTGGTCAGCAATAAAAAAGGAGCCCAGCTTGTGAGGGAGCTTTCCGACCCGGATTTTCTTGAGGAAGAGATCAAAGCTTTTTATGAGAATTTTGACCGCACCTTCCTGAAGATTTACCCCAATTTTGTGACCGAGTTTAATGCACTGATGCTTCCGGAAAATCAGTTTGAACCAAAGCAAGGCGAGCAGCTCAACAGTGAGCTGCGCATTTTCGCCCTGATCCGCCTCGGTATTCAGGACAGCGGAAAAATCGCCAAGCTGTTACGCTACTCCGTTCACACGATTTACAACTACCGCGCAAAGGTCAAGAAGAAAACCATGGTGCCCAAAGAAAATTTTGAGGATGAAATTATGAAAATCGGCACGAAAAAATCATCGAACACGCTCGAAAAGGAAAAAGAAGTGGCTGTTTTTTGA